The sequence GCCCCCCGACAGGGTGTCGAGCCGTCGCGCCGCAAACCCGGCCACCCCCACCTCCGCCAGTGCTGCCCGCACCCGCGCCTCCTCGCCGGCTCCCGGAAACGGCCCGGCGTGGGGATAGCGGGCAAGGCGCACCCATTCGAAGACGGTGCCGAAGAAGTTTTCCGGCTCCTCCTGCAGCAGGAGAGCCCGCCGCCGGGCGAGCTCCCGCCGGGAAAATCCTGCAAGAGACATGCCATCGAGCCACACCTCGCCCCCATCGGGGGCACGCAAGCCGGCCAGGGTGTGAAGCAGGGTGGTCTTGCCGGCGCCATTTTTGCCCAGTATCGCCCAGATTTCGCCGGGCTTGAAACGCGCCGACAGCCCCGACACCAGCTTCCGCCCGGCCAGCGCCAGCTCAAGCCCCCGCACCTCCAGCATCACCGCCCCCGATGCAAAAGCCACAGCAACACCGGCACGCCGATGAGGGCGGTGAAGACGCCCACCGGCAGCTGCTGGGGGGCGTAGGCGCTGCGGGCGGCGAGATCGGCCAAGGTGAGGAAGGCGCCGCCGCTCACCGCCGCCGCCGGCAGCAGCCAGCGGTGAGCGGAAAGCCCCAGAAGCCGCAGCGCATGGGGGACGACAAGGCCGACGAAGCCCACCGGCCCCGCTTGCGCCACCACCACGGCAGTGGCCAGGGAAGCGGTGACGAAGAGCCCCGTCTGCAGGGGGCGCACCGCCACCCCCAGCGCCCGGGCCTGCAATTCCCCGGCGGTGAAGACGTCCAGGGCCCGGGATTGGCCCATCATCGCAGCAAGACAGGCCCCCAATACGAGCCACAGGAGAAGCGGCCGCGTCGCCCCACTCAAGTCTCCCATGAGCCAGAAGAGCATGCCGCGGCTGTCCATTGCCGGCGCCAGCGCCAGCAGTAGGCTGACCGCCGCGCTGAACCCCGCCGACAGCACCACGCCGGTGAGCAGGAGGCGGAAAGGATTCCATGCGCCGCTTAAGGCAAACACCGCCACCGTGGCCACCACCGCCCCGGCAAAGGCCGCCGCCTGCACCCCCGCCACCGCCGCCCCCAGCAGCACCGCCGTCAGGGCCGCCAGCGTCGCCCCGCCGGAGACGCCGAGGATGTAGGGCTCGGCGAGAGGGTTGCGCACCAGGACCTGCAACAACACCCCCGCCACCGCCAGGAGCGCCCCACAGGCGAACGCAGCCAACACCCGCGGCAGCCGAAGCTCCCAGACGATGCGGGCAGCCAACCCCCCATCCGGCGTAAAGAGCCCATGGAGCACTTCCATGGGCGCCAGGGAAACGCTGCCGCCGGCAAGCCCGGCCCCCACCGCCAGCACGGCGAGGACGACAAGGAGAAAGAAGAGCAAGGCGGGGCGGGCCATGGGCAGGGTTTGCCGGCTGCTTTCCCTTTGCGCAACCCACGGGGCCATGGGGCGCTAGCGCAGACTGATGAGCGGCCAGCCCCGCGCGCGGGCAACCCGCTTGAGCTCTTCGTCGGCATCCACGGCCACCGGATGGGTCACCCGTTCCAGGAGAAAAAGGTCATTGTGGCTGTCGCTGTAGAAATGGCTCGCCTCCATGTCGGCAAGCCGCAGGTGGCGCTGGTTGAGCCACTCCTCGAGCCGCTTGACCTTGCCTTCGCGGAAGCTGGGGATGCCCTGCACCCGGCCGGTGAATTCGCCGTCCACCTCCTCCGGTTCGGTGGCGATGAGATGGGTGATGCCGAATTCCCGGGCGATGGGACGGGTGACGAAACTGTTGGTGGC comes from Burkholderiales bacterium and encodes:
- a CDS encoding ABC transporter ATP-binding protein; this translates as MAFASGAVMLEVRGLELALAGRKLVSGLSARFKPGEIWAILGKNGAGKTTLLHTLAGLRAPDGGEVWLDGMSLAGFSRRELARRRALLLQEEPENFFGTVFEWVRLARYPHAGPFPGAGEEARVRAALAEVGVAGFAARRLDTLSGGERQRVRLAMVLAQEAPVMLLDEPLRHLDLCAQFALLTRFSALARRERRLLLMVLHDVYWASRFCDKTLLLFGDGRTEQGESTAVLNRDNVEALYGCPLEGVEGAGGRLFLPRGEAP
- a CDS encoding iron ABC transporter permease, with protein sequence MPMARPALLFFLLVVLAVLAVGAGLAGGSVSLAPMEVLHGLFTPDGGLAARIVWELRLPRVLAAFACGALLAVAGVLLQVLVRNPLAEPYILGVSGGATLAALTAVLLGAAVAGVQAAAFAGAVVATVAVFALSGAWNPFRLLLTGVVLSAGFSAAVSLLLALAPAMDSRGMLFWLMGDLSGATRPLLLWLVLGACLAAMMGQSRALDVFTAGELQARALGVAVRPLQTGLFVTASLATAVVVAQAGPVGFVGLVVPHALRLLGLSAHRWLLPAAAVSGGAFLTLADLAARSAYAPQQLPVGVFTALIGVPVLLWLLHRGR
- a CDS encoding HAD-IB family hydrolase; translation: MRLALFDLDNTLLAGDSDFEWAQFLIDKGVLDREVYEARNQAFYAQYRAGTLDIHAFLDFQLKPLSRHPRAQLDAWHREFMDRRIRPLILPKARQLVERHRQAGDECIIITATNSFVTRPIAREFGITHLIATEPEEVDGEFTGRVQGIPSFREGKVKRLEEWLNQRHLRLADMEASHFYSDSHNDLFLLERVTHPVAVDADEELKRVARARGWPLISLR